AATATCATAGTATTACACTTGTGTCGATAAATTAGTTTCATCGAAGACTTAAGGTAATGGGttaatccaaaaaaagaaacatgatCAAATAACAAACCAGAGTTTGTTGAGCTGTTTATCATATAACCCAGCTGAGGCTGAGCTCACTGTTGCATCAAGGGGGTTTGACCTTATTTACTACGTATCCTATTGATGATGGCAGTAGTGGCACACCGCATCTTTGCAATGAAGGATCGAACCTTTGCCCTAGACCTTGGATCAGAAAAACCTTCCACATTTTCCATGGTTCCAATGATTCCAAAGCTACCATGACTAAATTTATAAGGTAAAGGGATAGCGGAAGAATAACTAAGCATCTGAATAACAGAAGACATGGTTGGCCTATCGGTTCTAGTCCTCTGCATACAGAATAATCCGATTCTGATGCATCTCTCCATTAATTCAATCCCTGAACCAGTCCACAACGTCGGATCTATTAGATTTCTAACTGTCCCTTTTGCCCAATTCTTCCATGCCTGCAAATCATTGTGAATATGTAGAAACATACATAGTTAGCATGCACCCATTAGACATCTTTAATTTCATTGCATTCAGCTGCCATAGGTAATACACCAAAGTATGACTTACATAGCTCAGAAGATCATTCTCATTTAGCTTTTCGGAAGTTAGACTACTAATTTCCTTTCCACTAACTATCTCCACGACCAACGCACCGAAACTGTAGACATCGGATTCAGCAGATGAATGTCCAACAGTTGCCTCTGGAGCCATGTATGAGCTGCATCTCAACAAAAAGAATTGTCAACTTTAGTTAACAACTTATCATATATTACTTGGTTACATATGGAATAGTAAATATATTACTAACTTAGACATCAGATTCAGCAGATGAATTCCATTAACGTTGCCTTGTGTTTGATCAACCTCAAAGAATCTTGCCAtgccaaaatttgaaattttgggaTTTATTTGTGAATCTATCAAAACGTTACCAGCATTGACATCACCATGAACAAAGTAACTGTCATGAAGGTGAAGGAGTCCCCGTGCAATGCTCACTATGATGTTGTACCGGATCTCCCAATCCCATTGTCTTCTTTTGATTCCGTCTACAATTTATGTAAAGGAAGCATTTTATTATGTACTTGATGGACTAATTTTGCAATCTAGCTAGTAACACATTATCAGACTTCTCTGTAAATTTCTCctgattctttttttctttttaaagaagCTGGATTTCCTCCTTTTTTTgacaaaacaaaacacaaaaaaacaaaagaaattactAGATACCAAATATGATGCGATCAAGAGTTGCATTAGGGAAAAGCTCATAGACAAGAAGCCTTTCAGAATTTTCTTCCGAGGCACACCCTAGGAGCTCAATTAGATTTGGATGTTGAAGCTTGGCCATTAACAAAACCTCTTTCATAATTTCCGTATACTCTTTCACATAGTTTATCGAAAGCCTTCTCACTGCTATGCTTTTTGCGTTGGAAAGACTACcctgaaaaaaatgaaaaataaacaattaaaatgaaatactaTTAAACCActaaatctgaaaattaacttATTGATCACCAGTAGTGTAATGTATAACTGACTGGTACACGGTTAACATAAATATGTCAATTACTGCTCACACATATTCTGAGGTTGCCTTACCCTGTAAACAGTGCCATATCCATCACCTCCAAGTTTATTTGCTTCAGAAAAGTTATTTGTGGCAACTCGAATGGCGCCACAGTCGAATAGCAAGGATTCCATGGCCATATGCTCATCCATTTTCTCAAGAAAATTGATAGGTTGGCGCCTTGTTTTCACTACTTTCGCGTAAATGCCTATGGAGATCATTAGTACAAGGGAAACAACCGTTGCAAATAATATAAGGATGCCGACTCTTCCATCTCTTGCACGACGTCCTGCAAAAATTCACAGATTGAATCCATTTATATCACTATATATACGTAGGCACTTAGCATTCTTTTGTTGTGGACAAATAATGCACATACCTAAGTTGGGAATCACGGAACCTTTCGGTTCATTGACCTTAATAACCTGGTTCAGCTGATAGTTGAAGTTACAGCTGGGTCTAAGAACTCGCCCACCTTCTTTTCCATCACAACATTTTGGGAGTTCTCCAAAAGCACCAAGTAAGCAAGTGCCGCACTGTAACTCGGACAAATCAGGGGAGCAGTGCACAAGTGCCGTTAAGGAAGACAGTCCGTTACGATAGTTGAGAATGGTTGCGTTATTTTTTGCAAACTTAAGAGAACCCCCTTTGGCAGCCTTGTTTCTTAGGGCTTCTAGTAACCACCTGAGCTGCCGGAAAAATACATCAAACTCCGATGATGGTACGCTTTGAGTGCTCCACAAATTGAAAGCAGGCAGCGTGTCCATGACGCCATGTAGGGAGCGGTTTGAGTAGCGCAGCATGCAGTTGTCGTACCAAACAATAGCTTCCTTCTGATTGGCACAAAGCTCCATGAGAGCACTTCTAGAGGTATTGAGGCAATGAAGGCAGTGGCGCGTGGTTCCAATGTCTCCTTTACATAGTCCGATTGCATATATTGCGCCGGATGTAGTGTTTCGGCCATATGAAGAACTATAAAAGCCGTGGCCGCTACCCTTGAAGGGAAGGGATGAGAGAAGGTGGTTAAGGTTTGTGCGATAGGCACCCGTCGTGGTGTAGTTACCTTTGTGGTTTGAACAGAAGTGGCTTAGCAGATGATCAGCAGCTGGCTGCGGCTGAGCAAGGGCGGCCGCTTGATCGGTGGTACTAGTGATTATGATCAGTAACAA
This portion of the Rosa chinensis cultivar Old Blush chromosome 1, RchiOBHm-V2, whole genome shotgun sequence genome encodes:
- the LOC112171267 gene encoding cysteine-rich repeat secretory protein 38-like; its protein translation is MVPSRLLFLSPILLLIIITSTTDQAAALAQPQPAADHLLSHFCSNHKGNYTTTGAYRTNLNHLLSSLPFKGSGHGFYSSSYGRNTTSGAIYAIGLCKGDIGTTRHCLHCLNTSRSALMELCANQKEAIVWYDNCMLRYSNRSLHGVMDTLPAFNLWSTQSVPSSEFDVFFRQLRWLLEALRNKAAKGGSLKFAKNNATILNYRNGLSSLTALVHCSPDLSELQCGTCLLGAFGELPKCCDGKEGGRVLRPSCNFNYQLNQVIKVNEPKGSVIPNLGRRARDGRVGILILFATVVSLVLMISIGIYAKVVKTRRQPINFLEKMDEHMAMESLLFDCGAIRVATNNFSEANKLGGDGYGTVYRGSLSNAKSIAVRRLSINYVKEYTEIMKEVLLMAKLQHPNLIELLGCASEENSERLLVYELFPNATLDRIIFGI